The Niastella koreensis GR20-10 genome includes a window with the following:
- a CDS encoding family 43 glycosylhydrolase produces the protein MERFDKMLNREFGPGLFISVMRLFLSLLFSFCVFSSNSQQLVLPGDHPDPSVVKIGNEYWSVGTTSNWFPAFPLYRSNDLVNWKPAGHVFTKMPAWADYYLWAPEISYDNGKVYLYYTGHKKGGNLCVAAAVADKPDGPYTDLGPLMCQDDGSIDPFPMRDEHGKLYLIWKEDGNSVGKPTPIWAAEMKEDRTALVGEKQELFRGDASWEKGLVEGVSIIKQNDYYYAFYAAAACCGKSCTYGTGIARAKNLLGPWEKYPGNPVMSASAEWKCPGHGTTVEKDGRHYFLYHAYSTITGAYGGRQGLLNEFEFTPDGWVRFLNGNNYGKLTATEKIEEHFSSQTLADNWHWSIFQHVQYSMANNTLKLAALPAPGAYIGQSVLADNYSAEVTVQKGSTAQAGLALIGDDKNILYAAVDSNMIRLIQVKKGEVQVLAEEKLTHYSDLTIRAQVKNNTQVTFTYSGEGTTFNLLNTIAADISYLPPWDRAVRIGLVSKGPIEKAAFFKNFILVNEPTGNRQLTINNNLKILGVPETK, from the coding sequence TTGGAACGATTCGACAAAATGTTGAACAGGGAATTTGGGCCGGGTTTATTTATTTCGGTCATGCGATTGTTTTTGTCATTGTTATTTAGTTTCTGTGTTTTCAGTAGTAATTCCCAGCAGTTGGTATTACCGGGGGATCATCCCGATCCCTCGGTTGTTAAAATTGGTAATGAATACTGGAGTGTCGGCACTACTTCCAACTGGTTTCCCGCCTTTCCTTTATACCGTTCCAATGATCTGGTGAACTGGAAACCCGCTGGTCATGTGTTTACAAAAATGCCTGCCTGGGCCGACTATTACCTGTGGGCCCCTGAAATTTCCTACGATAATGGCAAAGTGTACCTGTATTATACCGGTCATAAAAAGGGTGGAAACCTTTGTGTGGCTGCAGCTGTAGCTGATAAACCTGACGGCCCTTATACAGACCTTGGCCCGCTGATGTGCCAGGATGATGGATCAATAGATCCATTTCCCATGCGCGATGAGCATGGAAAACTCTACCTGATCTGGAAAGAAGATGGTAACAGTGTTGGCAAACCTACGCCCATCTGGGCTGCAGAAATGAAGGAGGATAGAACGGCGTTGGTAGGGGAGAAGCAGGAGCTTTTTCGTGGAGATGCGTCCTGGGAAAAAGGATTGGTAGAAGGCGTTTCTATTATAAAGCAGAACGATTACTATTATGCGTTTTATGCCGCAGCTGCCTGCTGTGGTAAATCGTGTACTTATGGAACCGGTATTGCCAGGGCTAAAAACCTGTTAGGTCCCTGGGAAAAATATCCGGGAAATCCGGTAATGTCGGCCAGTGCTGAGTGGAAATGTCCGGGCCACGGAACAACGGTGGAGAAGGATGGCAGGCACTATTTTCTTTACCATGCTTATAGCACAATCACCGGGGCATATGGCGGAAGACAGGGCCTGTTAAATGAATTTGAATTTACGCCCGATGGCTGGGTACGGTTTTTAAATGGTAATAACTACGGTAAACTTACAGCTACAGAAAAAATTGAGGAGCATTTTTCCAGTCAAACATTAGCCGACAACTGGCATTGGAGCATTTTTCAACACGTGCAATACAGCATGGCAAACAATACCTTGAAGCTAGCTGCATTGCCTGCACCAGGCGCCTATATTGGCCAGTCTGTTTTAGCTGATAATTATTCTGCGGAAGTTACCGTACAGAAAGGTTCTACGGCGCAAGCGGGGCTTGCGTTGATAGGGGATGATAAAAACATTTTATATGCGGCGGTTGACAGTAATATGATCCGGCTGATACAGGTAAAAAAAGGGGAGGTACAGGTGCTTGCTGAAGAAAAGCTTACACATTATTCAGATCTTACCATCAGGGCTCAGGTAAAAAATAATACCCAGGTCACGTTTACATATAGTGGAGAGGGTACAACATTTAATTTGCTGAATACCATTGCTGCTGATATTTCATACTTGCCGCCGTGGGACAGGGCCGTGCGGATTGGATTGGTGTCTAAAGGCCCCATAGAAAAAGCAGCGTTCTTTAAAAACTTTATACTGGTCAATGAACCAACAGGCAATAGGCAATTGACAATAAACAATAATCTAAAAATTCTGGGAGTTCCGGAAACAAAGTAG
- a CDS encoding family 43 glycosylhydrolase: MKQLIMNALLLGGVLLLNACHRIGFPGDPVGPMEDLSHLIVDSTFTNPVLTGGADPWVVQKNGAYYYTYTQGSKLVILETKNMSELASARRYEVWTPPIGTAYSKNVWAPELHYINGKWYFYFAADDGSNANHRMYVVENASPTPVEGTWEFKGKVADATNQWAIDGTILNYNGQLYMLWSGGNAGAAPQSIYIAKMSDPWTISGDKVMISTPTYDWEKKGNAINEGPETLINAQGRVFVVYSGSGYWVDGYCLGMLSLKENGDPLNAADWTKKNTPVFSMKAASGAYGTGHNGFFKSPDGTEDWLIYHARNLPNGGDNNGRNPRIQKFNWNADGTPNFGEPVPINQPLKRPAGETVRLIYPKANWSVAGFSSEETNNSRLAIRLIDDTLSTYWITRYSTDPTDYPNHWISADMGDTNKVDGFIISQKSGDRKIKELEIQVSNDNSSWESLGVFTLNNIDLLKQYVPLPARKQCRYFKLVPVSGYDTQKQPGLAEVWAFRFKN; encoded by the coding sequence ATGAAACAGTTAATCATGAATGCCTTGCTGCTTGGCGGTGTTTTGCTGTTGAACGCCTGCCATAGAATAGGATTTCCTGGCGACCCGGTTGGGCCGATGGAAGATCTCTCCCACCTGATTGTTGACAGCACCTTTACCAACCCCGTTTTAACAGGAGGCGCCGATCCCTGGGTGGTACAAAAAAACGGCGCCTATTACTATACCTACACGCAGGGAAGCAAACTGGTGATCCTGGAAACTAAGAACATGTCGGAACTCGCCTCTGCACGCCGGTACGAAGTGTGGACACCACCCATCGGTACCGCGTATTCAAAAAATGTGTGGGCGCCCGAACTGCATTACATAAATGGTAAATGGTATTTTTATTTTGCCGCCGACGATGGATCAAATGCCAATCACCGCATGTATGTGGTGGAGAATGCTTCACCTACACCGGTAGAAGGTACCTGGGAGTTTAAAGGAAAGGTAGCCGACGCAACCAACCAGTGGGCTATTGATGGCACCATCTTAAATTACAACGGGCAGTTGTATATGTTATGGTCGGGCGGCAATGCCGGTGCGGCGCCGCAAAGTATTTATATTGCAAAAATGAGCGATCCCTGGACAATCTCCGGCGATAAGGTAATGATATCTACGCCTACCTATGATTGGGAGAAAAAAGGAAACGCCATCAACGAAGGACCGGAAACGCTCATCAATGCGCAGGGCCGGGTATTTGTTGTTTATTCGGGCAGCGGTTATTGGGTGGATGGATATTGCCTGGGCATGCTTTCGCTAAAAGAAAACGGCGACCCTTTGAACGCTGCCGACTGGACAAAAAAAAACACACCCGTTTTCTCCATGAAGGCGGCAAGCGGCGCTTACGGTACCGGACATAATGGCTTCTTTAAATCGCCCGATGGTACAGAAGACTGGCTCATCTATCACGCAAGAAACCTGCCCAATGGTGGCGATAACAATGGCCGCAATCCACGCATACAAAAGTTCAACTGGAATGCAGATGGTACGCCCAATTTTGGCGAACCGGTGCCGATCAACCAACCGCTGAAACGCCCGGCAGGGGAAACCGTGCGGTTGATATATCCCAAAGCCAACTGGTCTGTTGCCGGCTTCAGTTCCGAAGAAACCAACAACAGCCGCCTCGCCATCCGACTGATAGATGATACCCTCTCCACGTACTGGATTACCCGGTATTCAACCGATCCCACTGACTATCCCAATCACTGGATCTCGGCAGATATGGGCGACACGAATAAAGTAGATGGATTTATCATTTCGCAAAAATCAGGTGATCGTAAAATAAAAGAACTCGAAATACAGGTAAGCAATGATAACAGCAGCTGGGAGAGTCTTGGTGTGTTTACCCTTAATAATATCGATCTGTTAAAACAGTATGTGCCCTTGCCGGCACGTAAACAATGCAGGTATTTTAAACTGGTTCCCGTATCAGGTTATGATACGCAGAAACAACCCGGGTTGGCAGAAGTATGGGCCTTTCGATTTAAAAATTAA
- a CDS encoding glycoside hydrolase family 88/105 protein yields MYKQVFTFFLLLSFQWLVAQESSLTKFPKGYTPLEVGKLIGYRFINAKHALHAGKWISYPETFYWNGSLKYAALSNDKKLLDSLEQKFQPLFTIESALLPIKNHVDLNMFGSLPLELYQVTRDKKYLELGLPYADTQWEVPENATPEQKAWAEKGYSWETRLWIDDMYMITIVQTQAYKATRDIKYLDRAAREMVMYLDELQRPNGLFYHAPDVPFYWGRGNGWMAAGMTELLRNLPVNNQYRARIMQGYQTMMKSLKEFQTPAGMWNQLIDEKDAWAETSGSAMFTYAMITGVKKKWLDAKEYAPVARKAWMAMVPYIDDKGAVSEVCVGTNKKNDKQYYYDRPRSKGDYHGQAPYLWCVDALLEK; encoded by the coding sequence ATGTATAAACAGGTATTTACATTTTTTTTGTTGTTGTCTTTTCAGTGGTTGGTAGCCCAGGAAAGCAGTCTCACAAAATTTCCCAAAGGCTATACGCCGCTGGAAGTTGGTAAATTGATAGGCTATCGTTTTATAAATGCCAAACATGCGCTGCATGCAGGTAAATGGATCAGTTACCCGGAAACATTCTATTGGAATGGCTCGTTGAAGTATGCCGCATTAAGCAACGATAAAAAACTGCTTGATTCCCTGGAACAAAAATTCCAGCCATTGTTCACCATAGAAAGCGCCCTGCTGCCCATTAAAAACCATGTGGACCTGAACATGTTTGGCAGCCTGCCGCTGGAGTTGTACCAGGTAACAAGAGATAAAAAGTACCTGGAGCTGGGACTGCCTTATGCCGATACGCAATGGGAGGTTCCCGAAAACGCTACCCCGGAGCAAAAAGCCTGGGCCGAAAAAGGCTACTCCTGGGAAACACGCTTGTGGATCGATGATATGTATATGATTACCATTGTACAAACCCAGGCTTATAAAGCAACCCGCGATATAAAATACCTTGACCGCGCAGCCAGGGAAATGGTCATGTACCTGGATGAATTGCAACGGCCCAACGGCCTGTTTTATCATGCCCCCGATGTGCCGTTTTATTGGGGGCGTGGTAATGGCTGGATGGCTGCAGGCATGACGGAACTGTTGCGCAATCTGCCTGTGAACAATCAATACCGGGCGCGAATTATGCAGGGTTATCAAACGATGATGAAAAGCTTAAAGGAGTTTCAAACGCCTGCCGGTATGTGGAACCAGTTGATCGACGAAAAAGACGCCTGGGCAGAAACTTCCGGCTCGGCCATGTTTACCTATGCCATGATCACCGGGGTAAAGAAAAAATGGCTGGATGCAAAAGAATACGCCCCTGTAGCCCGCAAGGCCTGGATGGCAATGGTGCCATATATCGATGACAAAGGCGCTGTTTCGGAAGTGTGTGTGGGAACCAATAAAAAGAACGACAAACAATATTATTACGACCGGCCGCGCAGCAAAGGCGATTATCACGGGCAGGCGCCATACCTTTGGTGTGTTGATGCACTGCTTGAAAAGTAA
- a CDS encoding SusC/RagA family TonB-linked outer membrane protein has translation MEKHFKTMRRANAWLLLLMLFSFCAYAQGPVTGKVTDSLGNGLPDVTVAVKGTSTSVKTDAKGAFSVMMGNGAILKISHVSFVSREVAVNGNKSVFIILQPAATGLDDVVVVGYGTMKKKDLTGSIIQVRPDNIANENPKTVQDILRGTPGLRVGYDPSAKGGGNLEIRGRRSVYDDGGHNNPLIVLDGMIFYGELSEINPDDIEQIDILKDASAAAVYGAKAASGVILIATKKGKPGKPVINMTMNYGATTVADYRKRFTPEAYLQHRQDWYTKNTYGVNPQTGAYEAYQTGTFASKPGYFKKADQFPDNVTLDQWRGYTVNQANESDQSIWAKRLGFTGNALQNLLDGKTVNWADHTFRTGINTDFNASVSGAGDRVNYYLSMGYLKNQGAVRSDNYRAVRSNLKVDAKVNKWLDLGANVNFQDRSDGNVDIDMDQQMRNSPYADYGDASGNPVQYPLSSEYSQRGYNYDFQRQYLDLEKGYTVLNTIVNGKVKLPFNITYSFNASPRYQFFYDRYFMSAELPGSDPKTRGANREQSKRFDWSLNNTITWDQRFGKAHHIMVTLVQEAEDRKYWQDRIEARNILPSDALGFHNTKNGSKENSTYLTNDAHQSADALLGRLFYSYDNRYMLTTSIRRDGYSAFGTSNPYAVFPSLALAWTFTNEKFFKWNDVMSNGKLRVSYGKNGNRSLNDPYVALSNLSEGAGKMQGYLNSAGQLLLYRYLYADRLANPNLQWEKTTAWNVGFDFGFLNNRINGSIEYYTMQTHDMIMRQLLPSFTGFASITTNLGQVNNNGMELALNTVNIRNAKFQWNTTFGLSYNRNRIVHLYYDRTDVVDANGNVIGSKEKDDITNKWFIGKSIGAIWDYRVTGIWQANEVKEAAEYGQSPGDPKVANNYTADDVKNANGTVTHVYNDKDKEFLGETSPPWHWSLRNEFVLFNDLSVSFNIYSYLGYKGLFDDYLNTDDVGGRMTYALQDVPAKEYWTPEHPTSKYGRIEAKGPTGASGAQMLYNRSFVRLDNFSVGYTLPKKWTSKLTLNRVKVYGTMRNVRAWWSKDWKYGDAETWDWASRVYNLGVNLIF, from the coding sequence ATGGAAAAACATTTTAAAACAATGAGGCGGGCCAATGCCTGGTTATTGTTGCTGATGCTGTTCTCATTTTGCGCTTACGCGCAGGGTCCTGTAACGGGAAAGGTTACCGACTCACTGGGTAACGGATTGCCCGATGTTACAGTAGCTGTTAAGGGAACAAGCACAAGTGTAAAGACCGACGCAAAAGGCGCTTTCAGCGTAATGATGGGCAACGGCGCCATTTTAAAGATCTCCCATGTAAGTTTTGTTAGCCGCGAAGTGGCAGTAAATGGAAACAAGTCAGTATTCATTATCTTACAACCCGCTGCTACCGGTTTAGATGATGTGGTGGTGGTTGGTTATGGCACCATGAAGAAGAAAGACCTTACCGGTTCCATTATCCAGGTGCGTCCTGATAATATCGCCAACGAAAATCCCAAAACGGTTCAGGATATCTTACGCGGTACGCCCGGTTTGCGGGTTGGTTATGATCCTTCTGCCAAGGGCGGAGGTAACCTCGAGATCCGTGGCCGTCGCTCTGTGTATGATGATGGCGGGCACAACAACCCGTTGATCGTGCTGGACGGAATGATCTTTTATGGCGAGCTTTCTGAGATCAACCCTGATGATATTGAACAGATCGACATCCTGAAAGATGCCTCGGCCGCTGCTGTGTATGGCGCAAAAGCCGCCAGTGGTGTGATCCTCATTGCTACTAAAAAAGGTAAGCCTGGCAAGCCTGTTATTAATATGACCATGAACTACGGTGCTACCACCGTAGCTGATTACCGCAAAAGATTCACGCCCGAAGCTTATTTACAACACCGCCAGGACTGGTATACAAAAAACACCTATGGCGTGAATCCGCAAACCGGTGCTTACGAGGCCTATCAAACAGGCACCTTTGCCAGCAAGCCCGGCTATTTTAAGAAAGCAGATCAATTTCCGGACAATGTTACGCTGGACCAATGGCGGGGTTACACCGTTAACCAGGCAAACGAAAGTGATCAAAGCATCTGGGCAAAACGGTTAGGCTTTACCGGCAATGCCTTGCAGAATTTGCTGGATGGCAAAACGGTAAACTGGGCCGATCATACTTTCAGAACAGGTATTAATACCGACTTCAATGCCAGCGTAAGTGGGGCAGGTGACAGGGTTAATTACTATTTGTCAATGGGCTATTTGAAAAACCAGGGTGCAGTAAGAAGCGACAATTACCGGGCTGTACGCTCCAACCTGAAAGTAGATGCAAAAGTAAACAAATGGTTGGATCTGGGGGCTAACGTGAATTTTCAAGACCGCTCTGATGGCAATGTGGATATAGATATGGACCAGCAAATGCGGAATAGTCCGTATGCAGATTATGGGGATGCGAGCGGTAACCCGGTACAATATCCGCTGAGCTCGGAGTACAGCCAGCGAGGTTATAATTATGATTTTCAGCGGCAATACCTGGATCTTGAAAAAGGGTATACGGTGCTGAATACGATTGTGAACGGTAAAGTAAAGCTGCCATTCAATATTACTTACTCTTTCAATGCTTCTCCCCGTTATCAGTTCTTCTACGACCGTTATTTTATGTCGGCAGAACTGCCAGGCTCCGATCCTAAAACCCGGGGCGCCAACCGCGAGCAATCCAAACGCTTCGACTGGTCTCTTAACAACACCATTACATGGGACCAGCGTTTTGGTAAAGCCCATCACATAATGGTTACCCTGGTACAGGAAGCAGAAGACCGCAAGTACTGGCAGGACCGCATCGAGGCCCGGAATATCCTGCCTTCAGATGCATTAGGGTTTCATAATACCAAGAATGGTAGTAAGGAAAACAGCACTTACTTAACCAACGATGCGCACCAGTCGGCAGATGCTTTGCTGGGACGCCTGTTTTATTCTTACGACAACCGCTACATGCTCACCACCTCTATCCGTAGAGATGGCTACTCTGCATTCGGAACATCCAATCCTTATGCAGTGTTTCCTTCGCTGGCACTGGCCTGGACGTTTACCAACGAAAAGTTTTTCAAATGGAACGATGTGATGTCAAATGGTAAACTGCGTGTTTCCTACGGAAAAAATGGTAACCGCTCGTTGAACGATCCGTATGTGGCGTTGTCGAACCTGTCAGAAGGCGCGGGTAAAATGCAGGGATATCTGAACTCTGCCGGACAATTGCTTTTATACCGGTATTTATATGCCGACCGGTTAGCCAATCCTAACCTGCAATGGGAGAAAACCACTGCCTGGAACGTAGGATTCGATTTTGGTTTCCTCAACAATCGCATCAACGGATCGATAGAGTATTATACCATGCAAACGCACGATATGATCATGCGGCAGCTGCTGCCGAGTTTTACCGGCTTTGCTTCTATTACAACCAACCTGGGGCAGGTTAACAACAACGGGATGGAATTAGCCCTGAATACGGTGAACATCCGTAATGCAAAATTTCAATGGAACACCACGTTCGGATTATCGTACAATAGAAACCGCATAGTGCATTTGTATTACGACCGTACAGATGTTGTGGATGCAAACGGGAATGTAATAGGTTCAAAGGAAAAAGATGATATCACCAACAAGTGGTTTATTGGAAAATCCATCGGAGCTATCTGGGACTACCGGGTTACCGGCATCTGGCAGGCTAACGAGGTGAAGGAAGCGGCAGAATATGGCCAGTCGCCCGGCGATCCAAAAGTAGCCAACAACTATACGGCCGATGATGTGAAAAATGCCAATGGTACTGTTACCCATGTTTATAACGATAAAGACAAGGAATTTTTAGGAGAAACCTCACCGCCCTGGCATTGGTCGTTACGCAATGAATTTGTATTATTTAACGATCTCAGTGTTTCATTCAACATCTACTCTTACCTGGGGTATAAAGGGTTGTTCGACGACTATTTAAATACAGATGATGTGGGTGGACGCATGACTTACGCTTTACAGGATGTGCCCGCAAAAGAATACTGGACGCCTGAACATCCCACCAGCAAATATGGGCGCATTGAAGCCAAAGGCCCTACCGGCGCCTCCGGTGCGCAAATGTTGTATAACCGTTCCTTTGTTCGCCTCGACAACTTTTCAGTTGGTTACACCCTGCCCAAAAAATGGACTTCCAAACTGACATTGAACCGCGTGAAAGTATATGGCACTATGCGTAATGTACGTGCCTGGTGGTCGAAAGACTGGAAATACGGTGATGCCGAAACATGGGATTGGGCATCGCGGGTGTATAACCTGGGTGTGAACTTAATTTTCTAA
- a CDS encoding RagB/SusD family nutrient uptake outer membrane protein: MQPKYKRLNSVISCFALFFVGIVCISSCSKKFLKPDPLSFYEPTETFSTEAGLMSAMALCDRHLKAYWATDHTEMLTLGTEYIFSELMVASATDKRSLLCDVANMLTPTSETVYQNLDRTNSIWYLWEETYKGIMYANNIIQFVDKVETLDQATKNMYKGRAYFHRAFRYMALVFEYGDIPLVTKILEVPKQNYRSTKRDAVLQMITKDMELAVQWVPEQKDMSAIGMVNKGACRMLLAKCYLAIGEYAKAKEQTDILINQSGYSLMQNNFGTFNDGGEPLTWPITRNVIWDLHRPENKLIAANREVIMGMPNRGSDAESFIQMLTMRILYPFVFDTRIQTKDGKQALLNIRRNDPNYNSRYDYMRAFGRGIATFRPTNFSTNALWSVNGVMDADDLRHSSTVGNWIRMEDYKVNNKASSEFGKPVTLFNPNNGALLCSDTIRRWFDVPHYKLFLDDPVNEANISGSDGLRGATNGGIADWYLYRLAETYLLRAEAKYYLDPNDVTIKDDLNAVRQRAKCTQLYQGTVTIGDIMNERARELYWEEWRNVELKRVSLCLARSGKPDEWGNVYNLNDFDKQAGTGPSGGSYWYQRINHYSLYNKGPVQINSTGNSSPNYTMDKKNMYWPIPYAAITANNKGQLSQNFGYDGYDAGAPKWDNWEDAVADESKN; encoded by the coding sequence ATGCAACCAAAATATAAAAGACTGAATAGTGTAATTAGTTGCTTCGCTTTATTTTTTGTTGGAATAGTATGTATAAGCAGTTGTTCCAAGAAGTTTTTAAAACCTGATCCACTGTCGTTTTATGAACCTACGGAAACGTTCAGTACCGAAGCAGGGCTGATGTCGGCTATGGCATTATGCGACCGTCACCTGAAAGCATACTGGGCCACCGATCATACCGAAATGCTTACGCTGGGAACGGAATACATTTTTTCTGAACTGATGGTTGCCAGCGCCACCGATAAACGAAGCCTATTGTGCGATGTAGCCAATATGCTTACCCCAACCAGTGAAACGGTTTATCAGAACCTCGACAGAACAAACAGCATCTGGTACCTGTGGGAGGAAACCTATAAGGGCATTATGTATGCCAACAACATTATACAGTTTGTTGATAAAGTAGAAACACTTGACCAGGCTACTAAAAATATGTATAAAGGCCGGGCTTATTTTCATCGCGCTTTCCGGTATATGGCCCTGGTATTTGAATATGGCGATATCCCATTGGTGACAAAGATCCTGGAAGTGCCAAAGCAAAACTACCGGAGTACAAAGCGGGATGCTGTCCTGCAAATGATCACAAAGGATATGGAGTTAGCGGTACAGTGGGTACCCGAACAAAAAGATATGTCGGCTATAGGAATGGTAAATAAGGGCGCGTGCCGTATGTTGCTGGCCAAATGTTACCTGGCGATAGGGGAATATGCTAAAGCAAAAGAGCAAACAGATATCCTGATCAACCAGTCGGGTTATTCACTGATGCAAAATAACTTTGGCACCTTCAACGATGGCGGCGAGCCACTAACCTGGCCAATTACGCGCAATGTGATCTGGGACCTGCACCGGCCTGAAAATAAACTCATCGCTGCCAACCGCGAGGTTATTATGGGCATGCCAAACAGGGGTTCCGATGCGGAGTCGTTTATTCAAATGCTCACCATGCGCATCCTGTATCCATTTGTTTTTGACACCCGCATTCAAACAAAAGATGGGAAGCAGGCCTTGCTGAACATAAGACGCAACGACCCTAATTATAATTCCAGGTATGATTATATGCGGGCGTTCGGCCGTGGTATTGCCACCTTCCGGCCTACGAATTTTTCTACCAACGCACTATGGAGTGTAAATGGTGTTATGGATGCAGACGATTTGCGGCATAGTTCAACGGTAGGCAACTGGATCCGCATGGAAGATTACAAGGTTAACAACAAGGCTTCTTCAGAATTCGGCAAACCGGTCACCCTGTTCAATCCCAATAATGGCGCCCTGCTGTGCAGCGATACCATTCGCCGCTGGTTCGATGTGCCGCATTATAAGCTCTTCCTGGATGATCCCGTAAATGAAGCCAATATTTCAGGTTCCGATGGCCTCAGGGGTGCTACCAATGGCGGTATTGCAGACTGGTATCTCTACCGGTTGGCGGAAACCTATCTGTTGCGGGCTGAAGCAAAATATTATCTGGACCCGAATGATGTAACTATTAAAGACGATCTGAATGCCGTGCGGCAAAGAGCCAAATGCACCCAGTTATACCAGGGAACTGTTACTATCGGCGATATTATGAACGAGCGTGCCCGGGAATTGTACTGGGAAGAATGGCGGAATGTAGAATTGAAACGCGTATCGCTGTGTTTGGCCCGGAGCGGCAAACCAGATGAATGGGGTAATGTATATAATCTGAATGATTTTGATAAACAGGCTGGCACCGGCCCTTCCGGTGGAAGCTACTGGTATCAACGAATTAATCATTACAGCCTGTATAATAAAGGCCCTGTCCAGATCAATTCAACAGGTAATAGCAGTCCCAACTATACTATGGATAAAAAGAATATGTACTGGCCCATTCCATATGCAGCCATTACTGCCAATAACAAAGGACAATTAAGTCAGAATTTTGGGTATGATGGGTATGATGCCGGCGCTCCTAAGTGGGATAACTGGGAAGATGCCGTTGCCGATGAAAGTAAAAACTAG
- the map gene encoding type I methionyl aminopeptidase, which produces MSITKESELAGMKKVSEAVAHTLKEMRDYAQPGMTTKQLDNYGAKILRDFGARSAPYATYGFPGWTCISVNNEFCHGVPSDKRILKEGDLINIDVSAELNGFWSDNGNSFVLGEDLNHHQQLVDASKAILHKAIYNIKGGVRISDIGELIETEAKKRGFKVIKNLTGHGVGRSLHEEPSEIANFKDPHNLSRFKKNGVVAIETFISTTSTFAETLPDGWTMVGNKGGFMAQHEHTIVVTEDKPIILTEMNGVWN; this is translated from the coding sequence ATGTCTATAACAAAAGAATCTGAGCTGGCCGGGATGAAAAAGGTAAGTGAGGCCGTTGCCCACACCCTGAAGGAAATGCGGGACTATGCTCAACCGGGGATGACAACAAAACAATTAGACAACTATGGTGCAAAGATCCTCAGGGATTTTGGGGCAAGATCTGCGCCTTATGCTACGTATGGTTTCCCGGGCTGGACCTGTATAAGTGTGAACAATGAATTTTGTCACGGGGTTCCGTCAGACAAAAGAATACTGAAAGAAGGCGATCTGATTAATATTGATGTTTCAGCCGAGCTGAACGGCTTTTGGTCAGACAATGGCAACTCGTTTGTATTGGGGGAAGACCTTAACCATCATCAGCAACTCGTTGATGCTTCAAAAGCCATCCTGCATAAAGCGATCTATAACATTAAAGGCGGTGTTCGCATTTCAGATATTGGTGAATTGATTGAAACGGAGGCGAAGAAGCGGGGTTTTAAAGTAATTAAAAACTTAACCGGACATGGTGTGGGCAGAAGCCTTCACGAAGAACCCAGCGAAATAGCCAATTTCAAAGACCCGCACAACCTGTCAAGATTTAAGAAGAATGGGGTTGTTGCCATTGAAACATTTATTTCAACCACCTCCACTTTTGCTGAAACCCTCCCCGATGGCTGGACGATGGTTGGCAATAAAGGAGGCTTTATGGCGCAACATGAACATACGATTGTAGTAACGGAAGATAAACCTATTATACTGACGGAAATGAACGGTGTCTGGAACTAA
- a CDS encoding DHCW motif cupin fold protein, with the protein MSHFNFQTIDWDLIPETEHAGTTGTAVWRTLQLEGLRIRKVDYSKGYLADHWCKKGHIVHCLEGEFISELDNGQQFRLGQGMTYVVSDDLSSHRSFTENGVKLLIIDGDFLQLSKYMA; encoded by the coding sequence ATGAGCCACTTTAACTTTCAAACAATTGACTGGGACCTTATTCCTGAAACTGAACATGCGGGAACCACCGGCACAGCCGTTTGGCGAACCCTGCAATTAGAAGGACTACGTATTAGAAAAGTTGACTACTCAAAGGGATACCTGGCCGATCACTGGTGTAAAAAAGGCCATATCGTTCATTGCCTCGAAGGAGAATTTATCAGCGAGTTGGATAACGGCCAACAATTCAGGCTTGGCCAGGGTATGACATATGTGGTATCGGATGACCTTAGCAGTCACAGATCGTTTACAGAAAATGGGGTGAAGTTGTTAATAATAGATGGCGATTTCCTGCAACTTTCTAAATACATGGCATAA